A window of Chryseobacterium sp. IHB B 17019 genomic DNA:
TTCGCTGCTACTAAAGAAGAACTTTTAGCTACAGATTTCCACGGACTTACTGTTGCTGAAAAATTAGTTGAGCAAACAGGTGTTATCGGTGAAAAAATCGAGATCGGAGCTTTCGAAAGAATTACAGGGCCTTTCTTGGGAGCTTACATCCACGCTGGAAACAAAATCGCTGCAATCACTTCTCTTTCTGCTAAAGTAGATGGAGCTGACGAAGCTGCTAAGGCTGTTTCTATGCAGGTTGCTGCTATGAACCCTATCGCTCTTGACGAAAACGCTGTTTCTCAAGAAACTATCGATAAAGAATTAGAAATCGAAAGACACAAACTTACTGAAGAAGGGAAACCTGCCAACATTATCGACAATATTTTGAAAGGTAAAATGCAGAGATTCTACAAAGACAACACTTTGGTACACCAGGATTTTATTAAAGATAGCAGCATGTCTGTTGCTGATTATGTAAAGTCTGTAAATGCTGATCTTAAAGTAACAGGATTTGTAAGAGTAAGCTTATAATCTTTTTCAGATTTAAAAATATTGATCCCGGTGATTTTTTTCATCGGGATTTTTATTTCACGGAATTATGAGATTATTTTAAATATTAAAAATAAATTAAATTTTCAATAATTTAAGCCAATATCAGATTATAGTAGAATTTTTTATGTAAAATTTTGATTTTTAATACTTACATTTGCACCCCTTATTGAGAATCATGAAAAAACTTCTATTAACCATTTGTACTTTTCTTTGCTTATTATTCAATGCGCAGCTTGATACTGATCACTGGTTTGCCCCCATGTCTGCGAAAGCAGCAACGACCGGCCTTCAGGGATATCTATACCTGTCTACTAACGAAACTACACCATTTTCCGTTCAGATTTATAATAACAATACGCTTTTTACCACAGTACAGGTTAGTAAAGGAAATCCGGCCCAGGTAAGTATTCCCAATTATTTTTTAATTACTGAAAATCCCGGCGATCTTTTCATACCCAATGCAATGGGAATGTACGTAAAAGGTCCAAAGAAATTCTTCGCCAACTACAGATTTTCCCTACAAAACCACGCGGAAATCATTACGTCAAAAGGACTGGCCAGTCTTGGAACTACATTTTATGCAGGAATGGCGCCGATTACGGGTGTTGCTTATTATGTCAATTCAACCATTGGGATTACTGCAACAGAAGACAATACATCGGTAGTCGTTTCAGGATATAACCCGAATGTTGTTTTTTCTGACGGAAGTTCTTCTCCTACAAAAACAGTTACATTAAATAAAGGTCAATCCTATATCTTGGAGGCTGTAAGTACCGATTCTTTCTATAATCTTAACGGATTGGTCGGTGCAAAAATAGAAGCCACAAAACCAATTTCTGTCACGAACGGAAACTTTAATGGTATTTATACTTCTTTAAACTTCACCAACAACGATGTCTTAATGGATCAGGCAGTTCCTGTCGAAAGATTAGGAAAAGATTTTGTCGTAGTAAAGGGCAACGGCACTATTGCTTCCGAAATGGAAACCGCATTGGTAATTGCTACTGAAGACAATACCCAACTTACAATAAACGGTATAAGCTCCGGAATTATCCTGAATGCAGGACAATATTATATGGTTCCGAGCATGAATTATGTATATCAGGGAGGCAATGATAATTATAATATGGGGATTTCTTCCAACAAAAATATATACGTATACCAGTTATTGGCAGGAGTTTCCGGAAATACAGGAACGAATGAATATCCTACCGGTGGAATGAATTTTATTCCTCCTTTAAGCTGTTTTATGCCTAATAAAATTGATGAAATTGGGTTTATCAATAAAATCGGAAGCCAGTCTTACAATACCAAATTGAATATCATTACCCAGACCGGTGCTACCGTTACATTAAACGGCAATGCTATTGCTGCGGCAAACGGACCTTATCCTGTCAACGGAAATCCGAACTGGGTTACCTATTCTGTTCCCAATGTAACCGGGACAATTACTGTTAATTCCACAAAATCTGTAACTGCAGGAATCGCGGCCGGAAGCGGCGCAGTGGGTTATGGGGGTTATTTTGCAGGCTTTTCATCCATTCCTGCCATTTCAAAAACCGGAGACTGCTACACGGGAATTATATTACAGGTTGACAATTCTTACGATGGATATCAGTGGTATCTTAACGGAAACCCTATTCCGGGAGCGACTTCATTTTCTATTAACCCGGAATTATACGGAGCAGGAACATACACCTGCTTAATCACAAAAAACAATTGTGAATCAAAGCTTACAAATGGCTACAATTACACGGTGTGCCCTCCAATCACAACGACCACTTATACTATCGGATCTTGTAATACGAAAGTCATTTCACCGGTTTTCACAACTTCCACACAGACAATTGCTCCATCACATACAAGCATTATTTCAGCACCTATTTCGGGAACAGCAACCGTAAATCCTGTCACAGGGGAAATTTCCTACACACCCAATCCGGGACTTACAGCTGATACCACAGATACATTTATTTATTATGTAGAAGGAAACGGAAATCCTGCTGATTTTGAATATTTTAAAATCATTATTAATATTGATGTTCTACAGACCACCAACGGATCTCTTACATCGTGTGGTGACGCCAGTGGAAATGGTACTTTTGATCTTACTTCTGTGAGTGTTTCGCCGGATCCGGGAATTACTGTTCAATATTTTACAAATTCTGCTTTAGCGGGAACTCCAATTGCAATACCGGCCACTTACAGCGGGCCTGCCGGAACCATTTACGCCAATGTGACTTCCCAATACGGATGTATGAAAGTGGCTCAGATTACCTTGACTACTACCCCATCTCCGAATATTAATACAAGTAACTTCAATGCAACGCTTTGTGATGATAATTTTGATGGAATTGTTAATGTAAATTTCGCCAATATTTCTCCTGTGATTGTCACAAATTCTACGGGTTTTAATGTAAGATATTATTTAAATCAAACTGATGCTAATGCAGGAAACGCCAATACTTTACCTGCCAACTGGACATACACAGCCAATACAACGGTTTATGTAAGAGTAGATGCGCTTACAGGAAATTGTCCTGCTGCTTTTGGTCAGATTAATTTTAAAATAGGAAACAGAATCACTCTGCTTACCGGAACCGCAACTGCTGAAGTCTGCGACAATGATATCAGCGGTTCTGAAAGTGTAAACCTTAATGATTATAAAAACTTATTTACAGCGGATCCTGCTGTTATCCTGACATTCCATACTACTTTAGCAAATGCACAAGCCGGAACCAATGCAGTCTCGCCTATCCAGAACATTACTGCTGCAAGTACATTTTATATAAGATTTACAAGTCCAACCGAATGCCCAAGCACAGGAGTTCTGACAATTAATTTAAAAACTCCTAAAAAATCAGACAGGCTTCATGATCAGGTGGTTTGTCCTAATGAACAGGTCACTTTAGATGCAGGTCCAGGATTTACTTCTTATACCTGGAGTACGGGAGCTACAACGCAAACCGTTGCTGTGGGCGCCGGAAGTTATTATGTAGATTTAGGATTTAATGGCTGTATTTACCGTCAGCATGTTAATGTTACAACTACACAGGCTCCAACTATTACAAAAATTGAAGTTTCAGGATATAATGCTACTGTTTTTGTTTCAGGGGGAACTGCTCCATATCAATATTCTTTGAATGGAATTGATTATCAAACTTCTAATATCTTTACAGGATTGTCGAGAGGAATGCACACCGTCTATGTTTTAGGAGCCGACGGATGTACTCCGGTGATTAAAGAATTTTTAGTATTAAATCTTATCAATGCAATTACACCAAATGGAGATGGGCTTAATGATGTGTTAAATTATTCCGATCTTAGAATAAAACAAGATGTTTCGATAGAAGTGGTTGACCGTTATGGGGCTCCCGTTTACAGATCAACGAACAAAGATTACATCTGGGATGGAAAGCTCAACGGAAGGCCGCTGTCAACGGGAACTTATTGGTATTTACTGAGATGGGTTGAGCCGGATACCAAATTACCAGTTTCTTACTCAGGGTGGATATTAGTTAAAAATCGGGAATAATATTTTAACTTTCTTTACAATTTATTAACAATATTTCAAATATTATATTAAATTTGTAGAAATCCTAATTCCTAATATATGAAAAGATTTCTACTCAGCTTAGTATTAGTTTTTTTAACGATTAATACTCTCTTTGCCCAAAGGGACACAGAACATTGGTTTGCACCGATGATGTCCCGCGCTGGAATGACCTCACACGCCCAAGCGATATATTTCTCTACAGATTCTACAACACCGTTTCCTGTAGAAATTTATAACAACAATATTTTAATTGGTACCGTTACAATTTCCAAAAGCAATCCTCAGGTATTTAATTTACTTGCAACTACTCCGCCTCCGGGGCTCCCAGCTTCGGCGAACCTTGTAGCTACCACACAATCTGATCTTTTTACACCTATTACAAAAGGTATTTATACAAAAGCAACCAAACCTTATTATGCCAATCTTAGGCTTTCAATTACCAGCCACGGCGAGATTTTGGTATCTAAAGGAAAAGCAGGTATCGGTAAGAAGTTTTATGCTGCGGCTGCACCTATTACTGATCCTGGAAATACTCTTTATAATTTCACAACAGGGATCTTAGCAACTGAGAATAATACAGTCGTAACAGTGTCTGGATATTCTTCTTCGGTTGTTTTTTCTAACGGAAACACTGGTGCCACAACTCCATCAATGTCTTTTACATTGAATAAGGGGCAGTCTTACATTATTGAAGGACGTGGAACCCAGGCAGGAAACCAATCCGGTTTTATTGGTGCCAAAATTGAATCAGACAAGCCCGTTTCTGTAACGAACGGTAACTTTAACGGTCAATTTGCATGGGGACCTGTAGGTGGAAGTTCGGATATTATTATGGATCAATCTGTACCCGTAGACAGGCTTGGAAATGAGTTTGTTTTGGTAAAAGGAAATGGTAATATCACCGCCCAGATGGAAGATGCTTTGATTATTGCAACTGAAAACAACACAGAGGTACAAATCAATGGCGGCCCGGTAGTGGCAACCCTTAACGAAGGACAATTCTATAGAGTAAATGGCCCGAATAACACAACTCCGGCCAATAATGTCAACTATATCGATCAGGGTAACGGACATTATAATATGTACATTAAAACCAGTAAAAATGTATATGTTTATCAGCTTCTTGCAGGTCTTTCGACAAGTATTGCAACACTGGGATACAACTATATCCCGCCTTTGAACTGTTTCTTACCAAGAAAAATCGATGAAATAGCATTAATTAATGATCTAAACGGGAGTTTGAGTCCCGATATTAAATTAAATATTTTAACAGAAGCAGGAGCTGCAGTTAGCTATAGTGTTGGTGCCGGACCGGTAACTACTCCTACTGCGGCACAGGGGCCTTATCCTGTTACCGGAACCACAGCTTGGGTATCTTATTCCATTCCTGGATTATCTGGAAATGTAACTGTAAACTCTACAAAAGCCGTAACAGCCGGTATTGCCGGAGGTAGTGGTGCTGTAGGATATGGTGGATATTTTGCAGGATTCTCCTCAATTCCGGTTATTGCAAAACAATCGGGAGATTGTGTACCTGGAATTGTATTGGAAGTGGACGACAGCTTTGAAACCTATCAATGGTTCCTAAATGGTGTTGCCATTTCGGGAGCTACACTGGCTACTTATACACCAACACAGGCAGGAAACTATACGGTAAAAGTAACAATGGGAACATGTCCTCCTGTTACAACACCAGTCTATAAAGTATTCTCATGTATCAGAAATACAACAGCCAACTTAAATGCTTGTGCAACTAAAGTAATCACTCCTACATTCTCGTTCACTACGAGCCAGGTTCCGGTAGCTAGTACAGTAACTATTCTTACGTACCCTACTCACGGAACAGCTACACTGAACACATCAACAGGACAAATTACTTATATTCCAAACCCTGGATATCTTGGAGCGGATCAAATCGTTTATCAGTTCTGCGGTAACGCTACTGAATTCATTGACTGCGAACATGTAACTTTAAACTTAAATGTTGTTCCTTTCATCTTACAAGATGTTACGATTAAGGCCTGTCAGTATGACGGAAAAGGATTCTTTGATCTTACAACAGCTCCAGTTACATTACTCAATCCTGTAGTTAAGAAATTCTACCCTACACTGGCAGATCTGAATGCAGGAACCAATATGATTACAAATCCTACAAATTATCTTTCTGCAGCAGGCGCTGTTTATGTATTGGTAACAACAAGTGAAGGATGTACCGGAAGTGCAAAAATCACATTAGAATTCCTTCCTACACCGGTTGTAAACGAAGCTACATTAAGCGAATGCTTCCTTGAAAATGATGAAGCAAGAGCTAAATTTAATTTAACAATTGCAGTGGTTTCATCAGAAACCCCAATCACTAAAAAGTATTATCCTACATTCGTGGATGCAAGCAACGGAACTAATGAAATTCTTATTGCTAATGAATATATTTCAGGAAATGGTGCTGCTTACGTAAGAGTATACAACAGCCAGGGATGTTATGCCATTGCTAAGGTTAACTTAAAAGTGATTCCGCCTAAGAGATCCCCTCTTTTAGTAGATAAAACAATTTGTATCGACGCAAGAACAAATCTTGACGCAGGTCCAGGTTATGCATCTTACGAATGGAATACTGGAGCCACCACTCAGGTTTTACCGGGTGCTACTGTGGGTGAGTATTGGGTAATTCTTGAAGACAACGGATGTTTTGTGAAGCAGTTTGTAAGCGTTAAAAAAGCTACAGACCCTGTAATTACAGAACTTGAAATTTCCAACAATACGGTAACAGTACATGTATCGGGTGGAAAAGGACCTTATCAGTATGCGGTGGATTCACCTACAAACTGGCAGGATTCTAATGTATTCACAGGTCTTTCCAGAGGTCAGCATACATTCTATGTGAGAGATGCTTATAACTGTACACCAATCTCAGTAGAAATTACAGTACCGAACCTTATCAATACAATTACACCAAACGGAGACAACAAGAACGACTTTATCGATTACAGCGAGTTGGCTTATAAAGACAATCTCTCTTTCGTAATCTATGACAGATATGGTAACAAGATCTTCACTGGTGATAAATTCAACAACTACAAATGGGACGGTAAACATTATGATAAAAAATTAGTAACCGGAACATATTGGTATCATATCAATTGGAATGAACCAAATAAAGCAAAAACTCCAATTAAATACACTGGTTGGATTTTGGTAAAAAACATAGACTAAAATTTATATTATAAATTTTGAACCACGCTTTAATAGCGTGGTTTTTTTGTGCCGTTTTCGCAAAGGTTAAACATTAAATCAATAGAAATGTATTAATTAAAACAATAAAAAGAGAGAAAAATAATATTTCAAACAAAATAAATTAAAATTATTATGATATAATCTTAGTTTTATATATAATTTTATCAACTGTAAATAAAATAACCAATTTAATTAATTTATTGATAATAAAAACATAAATACATTGAGATATTAAAAAATATTCTATTTTTGCGCATTCTAACACACTATGCTATGAAAAGATGTTTACTCTCTTTTGTATTACTATTTCTAACAATTAATACAGTCTTTGCCCAGAAAGATACAGAACATTGGTTTGCACCGTATTTCGATTCTACCCTGACCGGTTTTGGCCGATATGTACATGCTCTTTACCTCTCTACAGACTCCACAACTCCGTTTGATGTAAACATTTACAATAACAATGTTGTCATCGGAACAGTGACTATCAGCAAAGGAAATCCACAATCTTTTACTGTAGATGCAGCTTTTATCAGGACTGATGATAAATGGAACACTTTAAAACCAATCAATTTAGGAATTTATACGAAGGGAGATAAACCTTACCTTGCTTCATTAAGGGTAGCACAATTGGTTTGATATAAGCTGGAATGAGCCCAACCGTAAGCAAACCGCAGTAAAGTATTCCGGATGGATTCTGGTGAAAAACAGAGAATAATCTTTAAAATATAAATATTTTAATCATGATTTTTAATCGTGGTTTTTTTATTTTATCTAGCAAATTTAACATAATCAAAAGGAATTTATCAATTAAATCAACAAAAAGAGAGAAAAATAACATTTCAAAGAAGGCAAATTTAAATTATTATCATATACTTTTTATTTTACGTAATAAATTATAAATTATTTAATATATAGTTTGATTAATTGATTTATTGTTAATAATAACAAAAATATTTTGATATATCAAAAATTATTATATTTTTGTTATTCCAACACAATGCTATGAAAAAATATTTACTTTCTTTTGTTTTGATATTTCTATCAATCAATACAATCTTTGCTCAAAAAGATACAGAACACTGGTTTGCGCCGTATTTCGATTCATCGTTTAATACCAATTTTGTCCCAGCACTTTATTTTTCAACAGATTCTACGACTCCGTTTGATGTAAACATTTATAGTAGCAATGTTGTCATCGGAACAGTAACTATAAGTAAAGGCAACCCGCAATCTTTTACTCTAAACACAAATACCATTAAAACAAATGATGAACAGAATGCATCAACACCCCTAAATTTAGGAATTTACACACAAGGTGGAAAACCTTATTTTGCATCCTTAAGGATAGCCGAAGTGGCTCATGGAGAAATCATTACTTCGAAAGGGAGAGCGGGTATCGGGAAAAAATTCTATGCCGCTGCAGCACCCAATCCCATCAGTTCGTCTGTACTGAATTTCACAACAGGTATTTTAGCCACGGAAGACAATACTACGGTTACAATTTCAGGATATAACCCAAATTGCAAATTTATCAATATCCCTTCTCCTACTCCAGTACAAATTATTTTTACATTAAATAAAGGGCAATCTTATGTTATAGCTGGGAGATCGGCAGACGCTGCCGCTAACAGTAATGGATTTATAGGAGCTAAAATTGAAGCAAACAAACCCATATCTGTTACAAACGGTAATTCTCTCGGATATTATGCTAATACTAGTTTTTTACTAGGAGCGGATCTAATTATGGATCAATCCGTACCTACAGAATATTTAGGAAACGAATTTGCTATGGTAAAAAGTCTGTCTACGAGTAATGATAATATGGAAGGCGGAATCATTATTGGTACAGAAAATAACACTGAAATATATTTAAATGACGGAACAACTCCGGTAGCAACCATTGACGAAGGAGAATATTACAGGATTCTACAAAATGAATACAAAAACCAGGGAGGCGGACATTTCAATATGTTCATCAGGACAACTAAAAATACTTACCTGTATCAGCTTATAGGAGTTGGCCCTGGAAATTATACAGGGGGCTATAATTATATCCCACCATTAAACTGTTTTCTACCAAGAAAGATTGATGAAATAGGCAAGATTAATGAAATGCCCGGCATTACTACTGTACCCATTGATTTAAAACTTAACATCTTAACAGAAGCCGGAGCCACAGTTACCGTAAATGGAGTGACACCTACTCCGGCTCAAGGACCTTATCCGCTGACAGGGAATGCACAATGGGTAACATACGGAATCACAGGAATCACAGGAAATGTAACGATTACCTCCACCAAAGCGGTAACCGCAGGGGTAAACGGAGGCTACGCTACAGCAGGTTATGGAGGATACTTTGCAGGTTTTTCTAAAGTTCCGATTATTACAAAACAAGGAAACTGTATTCCCGGAGTGACATTGTCTGTAGAAGACAGCTATGACACCTATCAATGGCAACTCAATGGAACTCCGATTCCCGGAGCAAACTCCTACGCCTATACACCGACAGTTGCGGGAAATTATACCGTAAAAATCACAGTAGGATCATGTCCTGCCGTAACAACAGCCGTTTACAAAGTATACACCTGTCTTTATCAGTCTACACAAGCACTGACTGTTTGTGAAGGATTTAAAGCCATCATTCCGGAATTTACAAACTCTACACAGTCTTATGTACCGAGTACGGTAACCATTGTAACTCCTCCCACAAACGGATCTGTGACTATTGATCCCAATGGTGTGATTGGTTATCTAGCCAACCCGGGGTTTACGGGGACTGACATAATTGTATACAAATTCTGCGGCAACGATCCCGAATTTATTGATTGTGAAGAGGTAACTTTAACATTAACGGTCTCTGAAAATCCTATTGTAAACGATGCAACGCTAAGATCCTGCGCCCTGGAATCTAATCCTGCAAAAGCCTTATTTGATTTAACAACAGCTCCGGTTACAACACAAACAGGAATCACCAAGAAATACTATCCATCGCTTACTGATGCACAAAACGGAACCAACGAAATTCTAAACCCTACAAATTATATAGCACCAAACGGTGTGGTTTACATTAAAGTAACCAACGCAAACGGATGCTTTAAAATTGCCCAGGTTACCCTTATCGTACTTCCACAAGTATATTCCACCACATTAAATGATAAAATTATCTGTATTGAAGACACCACTACCCTGGATGCCGGTCCCGGCTTTACTTCATATACATGGAGCACCGGAGCTACTACCCAGACCATCAACAGTGTTGGCGTAGGAAGCTATTGGGTAGACCTGAAAACAGGAAGCTGCGTGGTAAGACAAAATGTAAAAGTTTATCCATCGGAGCAGCCGGTAATTTCAAATATTGATATTACAAATAATACAGTCACAGTACATGTTATCGGTGGAACTGCCCCGTATCAGTATTCTATAGACAATATCAATTGGCAGACCAGCAATATATTTACGAATGTTACAAGAGGTAATGCAAAAATTTATGTAAAAGATGCTTATGATTGTG
This region includes:
- the tsf gene encoding translation elongation factor Ts, giving the protein MSYTPAAADVAKLRNQTGAGMMDCKKALVEAEGDFEKAVDILRKKGQKVAANRADRDSSEGAVIARVNEDNTLGTIISLNCETDFVAKNEAFIELAYELAEMAIFAATKEELLATDFHGLTVAEKLVEQTGVIGEKIEIGAFERITGPFLGAYIHAGNKIAAITSLSAKVDGADEAAKAVSMQVAAMNPIALDENAVSQETIDKELEIERHKLTEEGKPANIIDNILKGKMQRFYKDNTLVHQDFIKDSSMSVADYVKSVNADLKVTGFVRVSL
- a CDS encoding T9SS type B sorting domain-containing protein, translating into MKKLLLTICTFLCLLFNAQLDTDHWFAPMSAKAATTGLQGYLYLSTNETTPFSVQIYNNNTLFTTVQVSKGNPAQVSIPNYFLITENPGDLFIPNAMGMYVKGPKKFFANYRFSLQNHAEIITSKGLASLGTTFYAGMAPITGVAYYVNSTIGITATEDNTSVVVSGYNPNVVFSDGSSSPTKTVTLNKGQSYILEAVSTDSFYNLNGLVGAKIEATKPISVTNGNFNGIYTSLNFTNNDVLMDQAVPVERLGKDFVVVKGNGTIASEMETALVIATEDNTQLTINGISSGIILNAGQYYMVPSMNYVYQGGNDNYNMGISSNKNIYVYQLLAGVSGNTGTNEYPTGGMNFIPPLSCFMPNKIDEIGFINKIGSQSYNTKLNIITQTGATVTLNGNAIAAANGPYPVNGNPNWVTYSVPNVTGTITVNSTKSVTAGIAAGSGAVGYGGYFAGFSSIPAISKTGDCYTGIILQVDNSYDGYQWYLNGNPIPGATSFSINPELYGAGTYTCLITKNNCESKLTNGYNYTVCPPITTTTYTIGSCNTKVISPVFTTSTQTIAPSHTSIISAPISGTATVNPVTGEISYTPNPGLTADTTDTFIYYVEGNGNPADFEYFKIIINIDVLQTTNGSLTSCGDASGNGTFDLTSVSVSPDPGITVQYFTNSALAGTPIAIPATYSGPAGTIYANVTSQYGCMKVAQITLTTTPSPNINTSNFNATLCDDNFDGIVNVNFANISPVIVTNSTGFNVRYYLNQTDANAGNANTLPANWTYTANTTVYVRVDALTGNCPAAFGQINFKIGNRITLLTGTATAEVCDNDISGSESVNLNDYKNLFTADPAVILTFHTTLANAQAGTNAVSPIQNITAASTFYIRFTSPTECPSTGVLTINLKTPKKSDRLHDQVVCPNEQVTLDAGPGFTSYTWSTGATTQTVAVGAGSYYVDLGFNGCIYRQHVNVTTTQAPTITKIEVSGYNATVFVSGGTAPYQYSLNGIDYQTSNIFTGLSRGMHTVYVLGADGCTPVIKEFLVLNLINAITPNGDGLNDVLNYSDLRIKQDVSIEVVDRYGAPVYRSTNKDYIWDGKLNGRPLSTGTYWYLLRWVEPDTKLPVSYSGWILVKNRE
- a CDS encoding T9SS type B sorting domain-containing protein → MKRFLLSLVLVFLTINTLFAQRDTEHWFAPMMSRAGMTSHAQAIYFSTDSTTPFPVEIYNNNILIGTVTISKSNPQVFNLLATTPPPGLPASANLVATTQSDLFTPITKGIYTKATKPYYANLRLSITSHGEILVSKGKAGIGKKFYAAAAPITDPGNTLYNFTTGILATENNTVVTVSGYSSSVVFSNGNTGATTPSMSFTLNKGQSYIIEGRGTQAGNQSGFIGAKIESDKPVSVTNGNFNGQFAWGPVGGSSDIIMDQSVPVDRLGNEFVLVKGNGNITAQMEDALIIATENNTEVQINGGPVVATLNEGQFYRVNGPNNTTPANNVNYIDQGNGHYNMYIKTSKNVYVYQLLAGLSTSIATLGYNYIPPLNCFLPRKIDEIALINDLNGSLSPDIKLNILTEAGAAVSYSVGAGPVTTPTAAQGPYPVTGTTAWVSYSIPGLSGNVTVNSTKAVTAGIAGGSGAVGYGGYFAGFSSIPVIAKQSGDCVPGIVLEVDDSFETYQWFLNGVAISGATLATYTPTQAGNYTVKVTMGTCPPVTTPVYKVFSCIRNTTANLNACATKVITPTFSFTTSQVPVASTVTILTYPTHGTATLNTSTGQITYIPNPGYLGADQIVYQFCGNATEFIDCEHVTLNLNVVPFILQDVTIKACQYDGKGFFDLTTAPVTLLNPVVKKFYPTLADLNAGTNMITNPTNYLSAAGAVYVLVTTSEGCTGSAKITLEFLPTPVVNEATLSECFLENDEARAKFNLTIAVVSSETPITKKYYPTFVDASNGTNEILIANEYISGNGAAYVRVYNSQGCYAIAKVNLKVIPPKRSPLLVDKTICIDARTNLDAGPGYASYEWNTGATTQVLPGATVGEYWVILEDNGCFVKQFVSVKKATDPVITELEISNNTVTVHVSGGKGPYQYAVDSPTNWQDSNVFTGLSRGQHTFYVRDAYNCTPISVEITVPNLINTITPNGDNKNDFIDYSELAYKDNLSFVIYDRYGNKIFTGDKFNNYKWDGKHYDKKLVTGTYWYHINWNEPNKAKTPIKYTGWILVKNID
- a CDS encoding T9SS type B sorting domain-containing protein, translated to MKKYLLSFVLIFLSINTIFAQKDTEHWFAPYFDSSFNTNFVPALYFSTDSTTPFDVNIYSSNVVIGTVTISKGNPQSFTLNTNTIKTNDEQNASTPLNLGIYTQGGKPYFASLRIAEVAHGEIITSKGRAGIGKKFYAAAAPNPISSSVLNFTTGILATEDNTTVTISGYNPNCKFINIPSPTPVQIIFTLNKGQSYVIAGRSADAAANSNGFIGAKIEANKPISVTNGNSLGYYANTSFLLGADLIMDQSVPTEYLGNEFAMVKSLSTSNDNMEGGIIIGTENNTEIYLNDGTTPVATIDEGEYYRILQNEYKNQGGGHFNMFIRTTKNTYLYQLIGVGPGNYTGGYNYIPPLNCFLPRKIDEIGKINEMPGITTVPIDLKLNILTEAGATVTVNGVTPTPAQGPYPLTGNAQWVTYGITGITGNVTITSTKAVTAGVNGGYATAGYGGYFAGFSKVPIITKQGNCIPGVTLSVEDSYDTYQWQLNGTPIPGANSYAYTPTVAGNYTVKITVGSCPAVTTAVYKVYTCLYQSTQALTVCEGFKAIIPEFTNSTQSYVPSTVTIVTPPTNGSVTIDPNGVIGYLANPGFTGTDIIVYKFCGNDPEFIDCEEVTLTLTVSENPIVNDATLRSCALESNPAKALFDLTTAPVTTQTGITKKYYPSLTDAQNGTNEILNPTNYIAPNGVVYIKVTNANGCFKIAQVTLIVLPQVYSTTLNDKIICIEDTTTLDAGPGFTSYTWSTGATTQTINSVGVGSYWVDLKTGSCVVRQNVKVYPSEQPVISNIDITNNTVTVHVIGGTAPYQYSIDNINWQTSNIFTNVTRGNAKIYVKDAYDCEPIDIEITIPDLINTITPNGDGINDVIDYSALSHKPNFVFNIYDRYGTKMHQGNKDNNYKWNGAVAGHKVPTGTYWFDISWNEPNRKQTAVKYSGWILVKNRE